Proteins from a genomic interval of Xiphophorus maculatus strain JP 163 A chromosome 7, X_maculatus-5.0-male, whole genome shotgun sequence:
- the kiaa1211l gene encoding uncharacterized protein KIAA1211-like homolog has product MESFSGDNEEGTEDVTKRKSSKIKSLKSRFFRRAKKKGAEADAKLSQSASDITAGQGLGSDENLASQGTMGSRAISHESIFLDDQVLSDPDPVRVSSQENVHSKIKSLQMKLQLQKMHFGPPPMVLPIRSPEEMAQQSEDFTFHGSNESSGEGTLTKSTSQPTSPPVSPISKLAQTISPSQMPSHHFSVSGPNYSSPATAETPVDFSTPAEFTASLDTSALRHRMSIKPRNQRASSKRKPSSGIESGSPLRDLRVRDRFERVQEQEKAVVAQEGQTEETDKGQANLSQLSPLTFEELSPVSSEVASKLPSQDNALPETKAFPILRVKPPGQLDASPTKRPHSSYNDSEIKEKKESDLESQVTSQNKRNTFFASMTEVSSEQLSPFSSWLTSRSPLAQQQQAKNNEDISTRIKTQSSGSDSFNLYRNWDEERPRSGSFTGLLEKSKPRTKSFGVAEEKIAKEREELKNLTGFLEKPEAKSRSFEGIEDKITREEEKVRSLTGVFEKPEAKKSLASEKITREKEEVKRFTGSLEKPEAKTREFGGTEEKITREREDLKSVTGFFEKPEVRTKSFEGTEEKITKEKEEVKSFTGLREKSEAKSRPFGGTEEKNTSKIKELKNVTGFLEKHEAKIRSFGGAEEKNTREREELKYFSEVLGKPEAKTRLFGGTEEKITNEKEEAKHFTEFLEKPDVKTRSFGGTEEKITKEKEEVEGFTGFWEKPEVKTRPFGGTEEKKTRQREELKNFTGVLEKPEAKTRSFGGTEEKITREREEVKSLQPKGSPFAADRSTGSSLPWERNLNYKKIEPVTTAKNSPLDTYVIEAARVDGTPEIVDEAVEAKELPEDETRTPFGVKLRSTSRSFKFRSETASQRHSATLLSDDQDVDTKKRQKMVDCSSQISEKILANTSSSRRSPDPAPFGVTLPVRRNTSLEESSQTTPVEVQTTSMHLAESETAPQVTQPSSQASSSDVSWMSLAMEKTRSLQHLLTSRFQRDFTGTQTGARPKSQEETITGPQVQNQTVKIQQSTPQLSSDKMKEESVQSSGEEQAVKPSAPASQKKMTLITQFESCSSRDSPISRQMSQGQTQPNRAQSDPQAIPRTTHSPSPSSPLIGNTSPFTFTRRNAPQSLAQPNQSSPQQQTCWTSQGLQPATQFKHVPSALDSEPAVTSAAAPTLDFALERREKESSVPKESPSLVSKRVLWTGSAADRVAFMEKRAEWTTPPLLKEVEQKKSQAQMQTSSDTDTLAYLFPLSKDTMEIRQVAKSAESSPSRVIEKPPEDKWTQKNVELPSSPSSLLTRSSALHSDSSQPSWMELAKRKSMAWSDKSTG; this is encoded by the exons ATGGAGTCGTTCTCAGGAGACAATGAAGAAGGCACAGAGGACGTCACAA AACGTAAAAGCTCCAAAATCAAGTCTCTGAAAAGCCGTTTCTTCAGGAGGGCTAAGAAGAAGGGTGCAGAGGCAGATGCCAAGCTCAGCCAGTCAGCTAGTGATATAACCGCTGGACAAGGACTTGGTTCAGATGAAAATTTAGC TTCTCAGGGTACAATGGGCTCCCGAGCAATTTCCCACGAAAGCATCTTTCTGGATGACCAGGTCCTTTCGGACCCGGATCCAGTCAGGGTTTCATCTCAGGAGAATGTTCACAGCAAAATCAAATCTCTGCAG ATGAAGCTCCAGCTGCAGAAGATGCATTTTGGGCCACCGCCAATGGTTCTGCCAATCAGGAGTCCAGAGGAAATGGCTCAGCAGTCGGAGGACTTTACTTTCCACGGCTCTAATGAAAGCTCAGGAGAGGGAACCCTCACAAAG tcaaCATCTCAGCCAACTTCTCCTCCAGTCTCGCCCATCTCAAAATTGGCTCAAACAATATCACCGTCCCAAATGCCTTCCCatcacttttctgtttctggacCCAACTATTCATCACCAGCTACAGCTGAGACTCCGGTAGACTTCAGCACACCAGCCGAATTCACCGCCTCCCTAGATACATCTGCTTTACGCCACAGGATGTCGATCAAACCTAGAAACCAGAGAGCCAgttcaaaaagaaaaccatctTCTGGG aTTGAATCTGGGTCTCCTTTACGGGACCTGAGAGTCCGTGACCGATTTGAGCGTGTTCAAGAACAAGAGAAGGCGGTTGTTGCTCAAGAGGGACAAACAGAGGAGACAGACAAAGGACAGGCCAATCTTTCCCAGCTTTCTCCACTAACATTTGAAGAATTGTCACCAGTTTCATCTGAGGTTGCATCCAAATTACCCAGTCAGGACAATGCTCTTCCTGAGACCAAAGCCTTCCCAATTCTTCGAGTGAAGCCTCCAGGGCAATTGGATGCATCGCCCACTAAACGGCCACACTCATCCTACAATGATTCAGaaatcaaagagaaaaaggaatCGGATTTGGAGAGCCAAGTAACGTCCCAAAACaagagaaatactttttttgccAGCATGACTGAAGTGTCCTCTGAGCAACTCTCGCCATTCAGCTCATGGTTGACATCCAGGTCACCTCTTGCTCAGCAACAACAGGCTAAAAATAATGAGGACATCTCAACAAGAATAAAGACACAATCATCAGGATCTGACTCCTTTAATTTGTACAGAAACTGGGATGAAGAAAGACCTCGATCAGGCAGTTTCACAGGACTCCTGGAAAAGTCTAAGCCCAGGACTAAATCATTCGGGGTAGCTGAAGagaaaattgcaaaagaaagagaagaactAAAGAATTTAACAGGATTCTTGGAAAAACCTGAAGCCAAATCTAGATCATTTGAGGGGATAGAAGATAAAATCACAAGAGAAGAGGAGAAAGTTAGAAGTTTAACAGGAGTCTTTGAAAAACCTGAAGCCAAGAAAAGCTTGGCTTCAGAGAAAATCAcaagagaaaaggaggaagttaAACGTTTCACTGGATCCCTGGAAAAACCCGAAGCCAAGACTAGAGAATTTGGGGGAACAGAAGAGAAAATTACGAGAGAAAGAGAGGATTTAAAGAGTGTCACTGGATTCTTTGAGAAACCTGAAGTCAGGACTAAATCATTTGAGGGAACAGAAgagaaaatcacaaaagaaaaggaggaagttaAAAGTTTTACAGGATTGCGGGAAAAATCTGAAGCCAAAAGTAGACCATTTGGGGgaactgaagagaaaaacacaagcaaaataaaGGAACTTAAAAATGTCACAGGATTCCTGGAAAAACATGAAGCCAAGATTAGATCATTTGGGGgagcagaagagaaaaacacaagagaaagagaggaacttaaatatttttctgaagtCCTTGGGAAACCTGAAGCCAAGACCAGATTATTTGGtggaacagaagaaaaaatcacaaatgaaaAGGAGGAAGctaaacattttacagagtTCCTGGAAAAACCTGATGTCAAGACCAGATCATTTGGGGgaacagaagagaaaataacaaaagaaaaggaggaagttgAAGGTTTTACAGGATTCTGGGAAAAACCTGAAGTCAAGACTAGACCATTTGGgggaacagaagaaaaaaagacaagacaaagaGAGGAACTTAAAAATTTTACTGGAGTCCTTGAGAAACCTGAAGCCAAGACCAGATCATTTGGgggaacagaagaaaaaatcaCAAGAGAAAGGGAGGAAGTTAAAAGTTTACAGCCTAAAGGAAGCCCCTTTGCTGCAGACAGATCCACGGGCTCATCTCTTCCATGGGAAAGAAATCTCAACTATAAAAAAATAGAACCAGTGACAACAGCCAAAAACTCACCCTTAGACACGTATGTCATAGAGGCAGCGAGAGTGGACGGCACTCCGGAGATAGTGGATGAGGCTGTGGAAGCAAAGGAGCTTCCGGAGGATGAAACAAGGACACCGTTTGGCGTAAAGCTTCGCTCCACATCGCGCTCATTCAAGTTCCGCTCTGAAACAGCCTCTCAGCGCCATTCAGCGACGCTGCTGTCCGATGACCAAGATGTCGacacaaagaaaagacagaaaatggtcGACTGTTCCAgtcaaatatctgaaaagatACTAGCAAACACAAGCAGCTCCCGCAGATCACCAG ATCCAGCTCCTTTCGGCGTTACCCTTCCAGTCAGGCGCAACACTTCACTTGAAGAAAGTTCTCAAACCACTCCCGTAGAAGTCCAAACAACTTCCATGCACCTAGCGGAATCTGAAACTGCCCCCCAGGTGACTCAGCCTAGCTCACAAGCATCCTCATCTGATGTGTCCTGGATGAGTTTGGCCATGGAAAAGACCAGGAGTCTCCAACATCTTTTGACCAGCAGAtttcaaagagattttactGGCACACAAACTGGAGCTCGGCCTAAAAGCCAAGAAGAGACAATCACTGGACCTCAGGTGCAGAACCAGACAGTAAAGATTCAACAGAGCACACCACAGCTATCAtcagacaaaatgaaagaagaatCCGTTCAAAGCAGTGGCGAAGAGCAAGCTGTCAAACCCTCGGCACCAGCATCTCAAAAGAAGATGACGCTGATAACTCAGTTTGAGTCATGCAGCTCTAGAGACTCTCCAATCTCTAGACAAATGAGTCAAGGCCAGACGCAGCCTAACAGAGCTCAATCAGACCCTCAGGCCATCCCAAGAACAACCCACTCTCCATCACCCTCATCTCCTCTAATAGGCAACACGTCTCCATTTACATTTACACGAAGGAACGCGCCCCAGTCGCTTGCACAGCCTAATCAATCCTCTCCCCAGCAGCAAACCTGCTGGACCAGTCAAGGTCTCCAACCTGCCACTCAATTCAAACATGTACCTTCAGCTCTGGATTCAGAACCTGCAGTCACATCAGCTGCAGCTCCCACTCTTGACTTTGCCttggaaagaagagaaaaagaatcCAGTGTTCCGAAAGAAAGTCCATCCCTCGTAAGCAAGCGGGTACTTTGGACTGGATCAGCAGCCGACAGGGTTGCCTTCATGGAGAAACGGGCAGAATGGACAACGCCACCATTGCTAAAGGAG GTGGAACAGAAGAAATCTCAAGCACAAATGCAGACCTCGAGTGACACTGACACTCTGGCTTATCTTTTCCCTCTAAGCAAAGATACAATGGAAATTAGACAAGTGGCAAAATCAGCAG AATCCAGCCCGTCCAGGGTTATAGAAAAGCCTCCTGAGGACAAATGGACCCAGAAAAATGTGGAGTTGCCCTCCTCCCCATCTTCTTTACTCACTCGTTCATCAGCGCTGCATTCTGACAGCAGCCAGCCGTCCTGGATGGAGCTGGCTAAGAGGAAGTCAATGGCTTGGAGTGATAAGAGCACGGGCTAA
- the creg2 gene encoding protein CREG2 — protein sequence MKSPTREFVNTRVDVNGRPLTSMRPRYFPLALCASLLCLCRSYTLRSSVSWVVSSNDVDVEDADLSEEAAPALLVDGAGLWKANVFGDRLETPGLREQVEPESGEAAQLSSRLFSYPVEKVKKSGGNSFPPPHQETARTARYIAHYSDWGHLATISTQDKIRGVPFGNIFSVSDGPLDNSTGVIYFYVTPMDNTVTDLKSNPYASLTFSEAEGGFCRQMVYDPEDPRCARLTLTGKMVEVAPEELAFAKEAMFSRHPVMAKWPVGHKWFFMKMDLIQVWLQDWIGGVSVIPLEEYFKATPF from the exons ATGAAATCGCCCACACGTGAGTTTGTAAACACCAGAGTGGATGTGAACGGCCGTCCTCTTACCTCCATGAGGCCCCGTTACTTTCCCCTGGCGTTGTGCGCCAGCCTCCTGTGTCTTTGCCGGAGCTACACCCTCAGGAGCTCCGTGTCCTGGGTCGTGTCTTCCAACGACGTGGATGTAGAAGATGCCGACTTGTCCGAAGAGGCTGCACCGGCGCTGCTGGTGGACGGCGCCGGGCTGTGGAAAGCCAACGTCTTCGGAGATCGCCTGGAGACTCCCGGACTCAGAGAGCAGGTGGAGCCCGAAAGCGGAGAAGCGGCGCAGCTGTCCTCTCGGCTGTTCTCGTATCCCGTGGAGAAGGTGAAGAAGTCCGGCGGCAACAGCTTCCCTCCTCCACACCAGGAGACGGCCAGGACTGCCAGATACATCGCCCACTACAGCGACTGGGGTCATCTGGCCACCATTTCCACTCAAGACAAG ATCAGAGGTGTTCCCTTTGGAAACATCTTCTCGGTCAGTGACGGACCACTGGACAACAGCACTGGAGTGATCTATTTTTATGTGACTCCAATGGACAACACTGTGACGGACCTGAAAAGTAATCCGTATGCCTCTCTCACATTCTCAGAAGCTGAGGGGGGCTTCTGCAG GCAAATGGTGTATGATCCAGAGGATCCCAGATGTGCTCGACTCACACTGACAGGCAAAATGGTGGAGGTGGCCCCAGAGGAGCTCGCTTTTGCAAAGGAAGCGATGTTTTCGAG ACATCCTGTGATGGCAAAGTGGCCGGTGGGACACAAGTGGTTCTTCATGAAGATGGATTTGATTCAGGTCTGGCTACAGGACTGGATCGGGGGAGTATCAGTCATCCCACTGGAAGAATACTTCAAAGCTACGCCCTTCTGA